ATGTCCATGGTGGACGCCGTGGCCGGAGGCGTGACCTATTCCCGCAATCCGCTCAACGCCCACGACGAGGCCGTGCAGGTGCACGCGGCCTGGGGCCTGCCCAAGGCCGTGGTGGACGGCTCCACGGAGGTGGACCTCTACCTCGTCTCGCGCACGGCCCCGCACCGCATCCTGCGCCGCGAGATCGCCGAGAAGCACACCCGCTACGCCTGCCTGGAGGAGGGCACCTGCCGCATGGAGGTCACCACCCTGGACTCCGCCCGGCCCTGCCTCGCCGACGCCGACGCCCTGGAGGTCGCCCGCGTGGCCCTGGCCATCGAGGAGTTCTACGGCCTGCCCCAGGACGTGGAGTGGGCCCTGGCCCCGGACGGCACGGTGGAGGTCCTGCAGTGCCGCCCGCTGACGACCTCCGAGGAGGACGCCCTGGGGGCCGAGGAGGTCGTGCCCGAGGACGCCCGCTTCGGCATGGTGCTCCTCAAGGGCGGGGTGGAGGCCAGCCCGGGCGTGGCCGCCGGACCGGTCTACGTGGTGCGCAAGGACGCCGACGTGCTGGCCTTCCCGCGCGGGGCCGTGCTCGTGGTGGCCCACGCCCTGCCGCGCTGGGCCGCGCTGCTCACCCGGGCCTCGGCCCTGGTGGCCGAGCAGGGCAGCTTGGCCGGGCATCTGGCCACCGTGGCCCGGGAATTCGGCAAGCCCGCCCTGGTGGGCCTCAAGGACGCGGTCTCGGCCCTGGAGCCGGGCCGGATGGTCACGGTGGATGCGGGCGGGCACACGGTTTTCGACGGCCGGGTGGAGGAGCTGCTGGCCCGGGCCCGCGCGCCCAAGAACCTCATGCTCGGCAGCCCGGTCTACACCGCCCTGGAGGAGGCCGCGCGGCACATCCTGCCGCTGAGCCTCCTGGACCCCGGCTCCCCGGACTTCCGGGCCCGCAACTGCAAGACCTTCCACGACATCACCCGCTACAGCCACGAAAAGGCGGTCTGGGAGATGTTCCGCTTCGGCACGGAGCACGACTTTCCCCAGGCCGCGGCCAAGCAGCTCGTCTGCGGCGTGCCCAAGCAGTTCTGGGTGGTCAACCTGGACGACGGCTTCAGCGAGGACGTGCTGGGGAGCTTCGTGAACGTGGAGCAGATCGCCTCCATCCCCATGCTGGAGCTCTGGAAGGGCATGAACGCGGTGCCCTGGGAGGGGCCGCCGCCGGTGCACACCCGGGGCTTCCTCTCGGTGATGTTCGAGGCCACGGCCAACCCGGAGCTGGAACCGGCCACCCAGGCCGAGTTCGCGGTCAAGAACTACTTCATGATTTCGAGGCATTACGTGAGCCTGCAGTCGCGCTTCGGGTTCCACTTCTGCACCGTGGAGGGCCTGGTCAGCGAGCGGGCCTCGGAGAACTACATCGCCTTCCAGTTCAAGGGCGGCGCGGCCAACATGGAGCGCCGCGTGCTGCGCGCCAGGTTCGTGGCCGACATGCTCACGGAATTCGACTTCGGCGTCCGCCTGCGCGAGGACAGCCTCACGGCCCGCCTGGAGGACCGCGAGCAGACCTTCATGGAGCAGCGCCTGCGCGTGCTCGGCTACCTCGTCATCCACACCCGCCAACTGGACATGGCCATGACCGACGCGGCGGCCATCGCCGAACGCCGGGAGCGCATGCTCCGGGACATCCGCGTTCTGCTCTGAGCCGTTATTTTCCCGTTTCGCCCGCCCGGCGCTTCTTGCCCGGAGGGTGCTCTTGCGCTAGGTTCGTTCCCATGAGCCGCCGTCCGCAGCCCCGCACCGGCTTCACCATGCTCGAAATCATCGTCGTGATCGTCGTGCTCGGCATCCTGTCCGCGATCATCGCCGGGGTCGGCAGCTTCATGGACGTGACCGTGAGCAGCCAGGCCGGGGTGCTGCGGGACGACATCCGCTACGTCCAGATCCGGGCCATGCGCAGCGGCGCGGTCTTCGGCCTGAAGAGCAACGGCACGGCCCTCTGGATGTTCGCGGGCACGAACCCGGACAGCGCCGCGGCCCGCCTGCCCCTGCCCGGCGAGGTCGCGCTCAGCGTGGTCCTGACGGACAAGGGCATCGGGCTGAACGCCTTCACGCTTTTTTTCGACTCCGCGGGCAGGCCCTACAGCGCCTATTCCAGCCCGACGGTGAACACGCCGGTGAGCGGCGCCTCGCCCTTGGCCCTCCAGGTCTCCCGCGCGGGCGGAGGCGGGGGCAACCAGACCCTGTCGATCACGCCGGAAACGGGGTTCGTGCCATGAGCGGATCGCGCGGATTCACCCTCCTGGAGTTGATCATCACGGTGGTCCTGGTGGGCATCCTGGCGGCCCTGTTCGTGCCGGCCATGGGCACGCACCTGACCCGCAGCGCCGACCCCCTGGGCCGGGGCGTGGGCGAGGCCCAGGCCCTCTCCGACCTGGAGGCCGTGCTGCGGAACTACGTGCTCTACCTGAACACGGACACCAACCCGGCCGGGGTGCTGGCGCACATGCAGTCGACCTACGCGGGCAACAGCAGCGTGAGCCTGTCCTGGATCAAGTTCGACGCGGTGTCGCGCAACGAGACCGCCGGGGACGCCGCGAACAACGACGGCCTCAAGATCACGGCCAGGGGGCCGGGGGGCTTCAGCTACTCCATGCTGCTGACCAACGAGCGGAACGCCACGAGCTATGACCCGGTCAACTACTGATCCCGGCCGCCGCGCCGAGCGCGGCATGACCCTGGTGGAGCTCATCGCGGCCATCGTCGTCCTGGGCATCATCGGCGCGGCCTCGGCCTTCTTTTTCGCCACGGGCATGCAGGGGGTCTCCCTGGCCCGCTCCAACGCGAACCAGGCCCTCAAGGCCGAGGCGGCCGTGGAGCGCATGAACATCGAGTTGCGCGACATGGAGGGCGACGGGTCGAAGCGGGTCTACGTGACGCCGAACGTCTCGATCCAGTACCGGTCGAGCGGTCTGTCCGGCGCGGCCGACCGGACCCTGGCCTACGACTCCGCGGGCAAGCGCATCACCCTGACCGTGTCCACGGACGGCACGGCCCGCACGCTCCTGGACGACGTCTCCGCCTTCCACCTTTCGGCGGACACGAGCCAGGACCTGGACGGAAAGGGATCGCCCAACGAAATCTCGGCCGTGAACATCGACTTCACCTCGGGCGGGAAGAACTACAGGCTTCAGGCCCTGCCCAGGAGTTTCCTCTACCCATGAGCGCGGGAGGGACGGACATGCGGCGTGCGCGACAGCGCGGAGCGCTTCTGCTTTACATCATCGCGGCGGTGGTGGTCTTCTCCGTGCTGGCCGGGACCCTGGCCGCGCATTTCAGCTTGTCCACCCGGGCCTCGGCCCACTATGACTGCCAGAAGGCCGCCCGGCTCATGGCCGAGTCCGGCATCCGCTACGCCACGAGCAATCTGCGCGCGGCCGCCACCTCCGCCGACCTGACCGCGCGGGTGAACGCCATGAACGGCCAGACCTTCTGGATGGCCGACGGCTCGTCC
The DNA window shown above is from Desulfovibrio aminophilus and carries:
- a CDS encoding PEP/pyruvate-binding domain-containing protein; its protein translation is MSLRDWLSFLGGKKKALVDAAALRAEFAGRYHHFKLFLNANNSVHELMTDIEEGLRGTRPFGMHFVRAVCTRLSTAVFQVVKHLDALAPGKYAELFARFDEIQKQINPSVFPGKARSGGPLILRLREVGREHVDLVGPKMAHLGEIKNRLGVTIPRGFVITAEAYRRFMAENDLQVEIDRRFQAAEVVATEDIFNLSSSIQQLIVSSPLPAEVEEAILAAFDTLRDSEQISDLHVAMRSSALAEDLVDASFAGQYRSKLNVSEEELVAAYKLIVASKYSLQAIAYRLQRGIREEDVAMCVGCMSMVDAVAGGVTYSRNPLNAHDEAVQVHAAWGLPKAVVDGSTEVDLYLVSRTAPHRILRREIAEKHTRYACLEEGTCRMEVTTLDSARPCLADADALEVARVALAIEEFYGLPQDVEWALAPDGTVEVLQCRPLTTSEEDALGAEEVVPEDARFGMVLLKGGVEASPGVAAGPVYVVRKDADVLAFPRGAVLVVAHALPRWAALLTRASALVAEQGSLAGHLATVAREFGKPALVGLKDAVSALEPGRMVTVDAGGHTVFDGRVEELLARARAPKNLMLGSPVYTALEEAARHILPLSLLDPGSPDFRARNCKTFHDITRYSHEKAVWEMFRFGTEHDFPQAAAKQLVCGVPKQFWVVNLDDGFSEDVLGSFVNVEQIASIPMLELWKGMNAVPWEGPPPVHTRGFLSVMFEATANPELEPATQAEFAVKNYFMISRHYVSLQSRFGFHFCTVEGLVSERASENYIAFQFKGGAANMERRVLRARFVADMLTEFDFGVRLREDSLTARLEDREQTFMEQRLRVLGYLVIHTRQLDMAMTDAAAIAERRERMLRDIRVLL
- a CDS encoding type IV pilin protein, with translation MSGSRGFTLLELIITVVLVGILAALFVPAMGTHLTRSADPLGRGVGEAQALSDLEAVLRNYVLYLNTDTNPAGVLAHMQSTYAGNSSVSLSWIKFDAVSRNETAGDAANNDGLKITARGPGGFSYSMLLTNERNATSYDPVNY
- a CDS encoding prepilin-type N-terminal cleavage/methylation domain-containing protein, coding for MSRRPQPRTGFTMLEIIVVIVVLGILSAIIAGVGSFMDVTVSSQAGVLRDDIRYVQIRAMRSGAVFGLKSNGTALWMFAGTNPDSAAARLPLPGEVALSVVLTDKGIGLNAFTLFFDSAGRPYSAYSSPTVNTPVSGASPLALQVSRAGGGGGNQTLSITPETGFVP
- a CDS encoding type II secretion system protein, which encodes MTRSTTDPGRRAERGMTLVELIAAIVVLGIIGAASAFFFATGMQGVSLARSNANQALKAEAAVERMNIELRDMEGDGSKRVYVTPNVSIQYRSSGLSGAADRTLAYDSAGKRITLTVSTDGTARTLLDDVSAFHLSADTSQDLDGKGSPNEISAVNIDFTSGGKNYRLQALPRSFLYP